The following coding sequences lie in one Maribacter forsetii DSM 18668 genomic window:
- a CDS encoding DUF3592 domain-containing protein, with protein sequence MIITLIIGVTVFLLGMLTYILDISSKKWNQTTGTITHAELKEKIYTDSDGSQQISYKADFEYIYQLNGTSKQMIGTHLFPYVDMWTPYKKEKLAFVEKLKKGNKVKVFYNPRNPSKSCLITGSNYYVKYSFSAGLAFITFALVFWIYELSEDFTLVLNQIMEK encoded by the coding sequence ATGATTATTACCTTAATTATTGGTGTAACTGTTTTCCTTTTGGGAATGTTAACCTATATTCTTGATATTAGTTCAAAAAAATGGAATCAAACAACCGGTACAATAACCCATGCCGAGTTAAAAGAAAAAATCTATACTGATTCAGATGGTAGTCAGCAGATAAGCTATAAGGCAGATTTTGAATACATTTATCAATTAAATGGCACATCAAAACAAATGATTGGCACACATCTTTTTCCTTATGTTGACATGTGGACACCATATAAAAAAGAGAAACTAGCTTTTGTAGAAAAGCTCAAAAAAGGAAATAAAGTTAAGGTTTTCTATAACCCAAGAAATCCTTCTAAATCATGTTTAATTACAGGTTCTAACTATTATGTCAAATACTCTTTTTCAGCTGGTTTAGCATTTATAACTTTTGCACTTGTGTTCTGGATATACGAATTAAGTGAAGATTTTACTTTAGTTTTAAATCAAATTATGGAGAAATAA
- a CDS encoding LysE family translocator has protein sequence MGVENFMTFMISALFFIMTPGLDTFFVLNKTIGQGRKSGILAALGVNTGVLAHTLFAALGLSVLLAESTFVFAVIQYLGAVYLICLGISIYVKKNNLEEWGKARINEKKVKSDFWSGFFTNSLNPKVALFFIALFPQFISAKDADNPLPYIVLGFTYALIGVVWYIILTLFASVFSDKIKDNPQAGNLLNKLGGFAFISMGIKIALSY, from the coding sequence ATGGGAGTAGAGAATTTTATGACGTTTATGATTTCGGCGCTGTTTTTTATAATGACCCCTGGGTTAGATACTTTCTTTGTTCTGAACAAAACTATAGGCCAAGGAAGAAAATCTGGAATTCTAGCAGCATTAGGTGTGAATACAGGTGTATTGGCGCATACGCTGTTTGCTGCTTTGGGTTTATCCGTATTGCTTGCAGAATCTACATTTGTATTTGCCGTTATACAGTATTTGGGTGCTGTTTATCTTATTTGTTTAGGGATTTCTATCTATGTAAAAAAGAACAATCTAGAGGAATGGGGAAAAGCTCGGATAAATGAAAAAAAAGTAAAAAGCGATTTTTGGTCTGGATTTTTTACCAACTCATTAAATCCTAAAGTTGCATTATTCTTCATTGCTCTTTTTCCACAATTCATATCAGCTAAAGATGCGGATAACCCGTTGCCTTATATAGTATTGGGATTTACCTACGCCTTAATAGGTGTAGTATGGTATATAATTTTGACACTGTTCGCAAGTGTATTTTCTGATAAGATCAAAGACAATCCTCAAGCGGGTAATTTATTGAACAAACTTGGTGGCTTTGCATTTATTTCAATGGGAATTAAAATAGCATTGAGCTATTAA
- a CDS encoding DUF983 domain-containing protein — protein MSKVLDIIKCKCPNCKEGKVFKDQGNILLLRMPKMNERCTECNFKFERETGFFFGAMFVSYALAVAQMIVCLVLFWHFIDLSPLRVFAIIATVTLLLSTVNFRLSRAIWIYIFYKD, from the coding sequence ATGAGTAAAGTGTTAGATATTATAAAATGCAAATGTCCTAATTGCAAAGAAGGAAAGGTGTTTAAAGATCAGGGCAATATTCTATTACTAAGAATGCCCAAAATGAATGAGAGGTGCACGGAATGTAACTTTAAGTTTGAGCGCGAAACAGGTTTCTTTTTTGGTGCAATGTTTGTGAGTTATGCGCTGGCTGTTGCACAAATGATAGTATGTTTAGTGTTGTTTTGGCATTTTATAGATTTATCACCTCTTCGTGTTTTTGCCATTATAGCTACGGTGACATTGTTGTTAAGTACAGTGAATTTTAGACTATCTAGAGCAATTTGGATTTATATTTTTTATAAAGATTAA
- a CDS encoding cellulose synthase family protein: MALALAYLIIIIYSISLLLIFFYSLAQLNLLINYLSQKRQNQTAPKFNLLDPKEIPFVTIQLPVFNEEYVMDRLLENIAKIEYPKSKLEIQVLDDSTDDTVITTAASIAKLQETGLDIKHITRTDRSGFKAGALKEGLEVAKGEFIAIFDADFLPASDWLKKTVIYFKDEEIGVVQTRWGHLNRDYSTLTKIQAFALDAHFTLEQVGRNSKGHFINFNGTAGIWRKECILDAGNWEGDTLTEDLDLSYRAQLKNWKFKYLENVETPAELPVVISAARSQQFRWNKGGAENFRKTVWSVVSAKNIPFKTKFHGVMHLLNSSMFLCVFLVALLSIPSLYIKNTYGHLDWVFSLLSLFTVSTIILFVCYWFTYKSIQGSGFNNFVDYIRIFFTFFSVALGFSLHNTIAVLEGHMGKRSEFVRTPKFNISTLKQSWKGNKYLAKKLSPNMILEFALMVYFMFGMYSAIPLNDFGLFPFHFMLFLGFGFVFFKSLTSRA, from the coding sequence ATGGCTTTAGCTCTTGCATATCTTATCATCATCATCTACAGTATCTCTTTACTGTTGATCTTCTTTTATAGCTTGGCGCAGCTTAATCTGTTAATCAATTACTTATCCCAAAAAAGACAAAACCAAACGGCTCCTAAGTTTAATTTGTTAGACCCAAAGGAAATTCCGTTCGTAACCATTCAACTTCCTGTTTTTAACGAGGAATATGTCATGGATCGTTTATTGGAAAACATCGCTAAAATAGAATATCCTAAAAGTAAATTAGAGATTCAGGTTTTAGACGACTCTACTGACGACACTGTAATAACTACTGCAGCCAGTATTGCAAAATTACAGGAGACCGGTTTAGATATTAAACATATTACAAGAACAGACCGTTCTGGTTTTAAGGCAGGTGCCTTAAAAGAAGGACTAGAAGTAGCAAAGGGTGAATTCATTGCCATCTTTGATGCGGATTTTTTACCTGCTTCAGATTGGTTGAAGAAAACCGTTATCTATTTCAAAGATGAAGAAATTGGTGTGGTGCAGACCCGTTGGGGACACTTGAACCGCGACTATTCTACCCTAACAAAAATACAGGCTTTTGCTCTTGATGCGCATTTTACCTTAGAACAGGTTGGGCGTAACAGTAAAGGTCACTTTATCAACTTTAACGGTACCGCAGGTATTTGGCGTAAAGAATGTATTCTTGATGCCGGTAATTGGGAAGGCGATACACTTACCGAGGATTTAGACCTTAGTTACCGCGCACAGTTGAAAAACTGGAAATTCAAGTATTTGGAGAATGTGGAGACTCCCGCTGAACTACCTGTAGTGATAAGTGCAGCTCGTTCGCAGCAATTTCGTTGGAACAAAGGTGGTGCTGAGAACTTTAGAAAAACGGTTTGGAGCGTTGTAAGCGCAAAAAACATTCCTTTTAAAACAAAGTTTCATGGGGTCATGCACCTACTGAACAGTTCTATGTTCTTATGTGTATTCTTAGTTGCTTTATTGAGTATACCATCACTTTATATTAAAAATACCTATGGTCATTTAGACTGGGTATTCTCTCTTTTAAGTTTATTCACGGTAAGTACTATTATCTTATTTGTGTGCTATTGGTTTACCTATAAGAGCATACAAGGCAGCGGCTTCAATAACTTTGTAGATTATATACGTATTTTCTTCACCTTTTTCTCTGTAGCATTAGGTTTCTCTTTACACAATACCATTGCCGTATTAGAAGGACACATGGGCAAACGAAGTGAATTTGTACGTACACCAAAATTCAACATCAGTACCTTAAAGCAAAGCTGGAAAGGCAATAAGTACCTAGCTAAAAAATTATCACCTAACATGATCTTGGAATTTGCCTTAATGGTTTATTTCATGTTTGGTATGTATAGCGCAATACCATTGAATGATTTTGGGTTGTTTCCGTTTCATTTTATGCTGTTCTTGGGCTTTGGGTTTGTATTCTTTAAATCATTGACCTCAAGAGCTTAA
- a CDS encoding YHYH protein, whose protein sequence is MIKNHFKILAIPVLVFIFMACKDTKSKSNTEANTEVTISVNKENFLPGGLVEPISIVNKEMSDGSTADCYKIVTSGTPSEHEMGPWCPDNISDDASKGGVWAVEGEIYDIDGEFIKNLGTLFNDDTWMLYDKTTGEITKTKTKAECNDAADPNVGEEYKNFCVECLPSYITGMTHTYYIPVTPKKAPEGYAFRSGPPNGGEDGHERPERPKDGERPKGPPPGGEGMGPSNRGLAFNGVVFNAPAPVDNILAAYTIAPFDDAGGHINLHEGYHYHAATGVSKKIAQEDNHAPMIGYAMDGYSIYANTDADGNEATDLDEFRGHYDEIRGYHYHVDKAGSNNFIDGLRGVYAM, encoded by the coding sequence ATGATAAAAAATCATTTTAAGATTTTAGCGATACCTGTATTAGTATTCATTTTTATGGCGTGTAAAGACACAAAATCAAAATCTAATACGGAAGCAAATACAGAAGTCACCATTTCGGTCAATAAAGAAAACTTTCTTCCTGGCGGTCTAGTTGAACCCATATCTATTGTTAATAAAGAAATGTCTGATGGTTCTACCGCTGATTGTTACAAAATTGTCACTTCTGGCACACCTTCAGAGCATGAAATGGGACCATGGTGTCCAGATAATATTTCTGATGATGCCTCTAAAGGTGGTGTTTGGGCAGTAGAAGGAGAAATCTACGATATTGATGGCGAGTTCATTAAAAATTTAGGAACACTTTTTAATGATGATACTTGGATGCTTTATGATAAGACCACAGGTGAAATCACTAAAACCAAGACCAAGGCAGAATGTAATGATGCCGCAGACCCAAATGTTGGCGAAGAATATAAAAACTTTTGTGTGGAATGCTTACCATCTTACATCACTGGTATGACGCATACATATTATATACCGGTTACTCCTAAAAAAGCACCTGAAGGATATGCTTTTAGATCAGGGCCTCCAAACGGCGGTGAAGATGGCCATGAAAGACCTGAGCGCCCAAAAGATGGAGAAAGACCTAAAGGACCACCACCAGGCGGAGAAGGCATGGGACCTTCAAATAGAGGTTTAGCTTTTAACGGTGTTGTTTTCAACGCACCTGCACCTGTAGATAATATCTTAGCGGCTTACACTATTGCTCCTTTTGATGATGCTGGCGGACATATTAACTTACACGAAGGTTATCACTACCATGCAGCAACAGGTGTTTCTAAAAAAATAGCGCAAGAAGATAATCACGCTCCAATGATAGGCTATGCCATGGACGGATACTCAATTTATGCCAATACGGATGCCGATGGTAACGAAGCTACGGACTTAGATGAATTTAGAGGTCACTACGATGAAATTAGAGGTTACCATTACCATGTAGACAAGGCTGGAAGCAACAATTTCATTGACGGTTTACGTGGTGTTTATGCTATGTAA
- the speB gene encoding agmatinase, with translation MKDIVIQGINWDAKSSFQQGPAKAPDLIRKALYSDSMNLYTELGASIENDAITDKGDFTINEYFDIETITKNNLDAGSKLLSLGGDHSVTFLIIKAFNEYYPKLDILHIDAHADLYHEYEGDPYSHACPFARIMENGFAVKLVQVGIRTLNPHQADQAKKYDVDVHEMRNLDLNAIPKFNNPLYISLDMDGFDPAFAPGVSHHEPGGLSSRQVLDLIHSIDTEVVGADIVEYNPDRDFHDMTAYLAAKMMKELLGKLMGN, from the coding sequence ATGAAAGATATTGTTATTCAAGGAATTAATTGGGATGCCAAATCCTCTTTTCAACAAGGTCCGGCGAAAGCTCCTGACCTCATTAGAAAAGCATTATACAGCGATTCTATGAACTTGTATACAGAACTTGGGGCATCCATAGAAAACGATGCCATAACGGACAAGGGTGATTTTACCATTAATGAGTATTTTGATATTGAGACCATTACCAAAAACAACCTAGATGCTGGTTCTAAACTACTTTCTTTAGGCGGAGACCATTCTGTCACTTTCCTCATTATCAAGGCTTTTAACGAGTACTACCCAAAACTAGATATCTTACATATTGATGCGCATGCAGATCTGTATCATGAATACGAAGGGGACCCTTATTCTCACGCATGCCCTTTTGCACGGATTATGGAAAACGGTTTTGCTGTAAAATTGGTGCAAGTCGGTATTCGCACTTTAAATCCGCATCAGGCTGATCAAGCAAAAAAATACGATGTTGATGTTCATGAAATGCGGAATTTAGATTTAAACGCGATACCTAAATTCAATAATCCTCTTTACATTTCTTTAGATATGGATGGCTTTGATCCTGCTTTTGCACCTGGAGTTTCTCATCACGAGCCTGGCGGACTCTCATCACGACAAGTTTTAGACTTAATTCATAGTATAGATACCGAAGTAGTAGGTGCGGATATTGTAGAATATAACCCTGATAGAGATTTTCATGACATGACCGCTTACTTGGCCGCAAAAATGATGAAAGAACTTTTAGGAAAATTGATGGGCAATTGA
- a CDS encoding DUF3592 domain-containing protein, with the protein MGFRFDTRKEKTKPKDLAKNCGAKGIAYLHLTLKIALPLAIIMQLLTKIAYVFGISLILLFLLLQVIFSFYNLKKPLVLILENEKFNWEQTVAQIKSVKLESSPNPNMPKEASMVFPIEECKIKYVYKFNGKDYTNSKIGLNKEKEYESKFHRGLYLKLKEMNNVVIYVNPKNPNESSIIKYDINLKDIGAGIALLIFPLFVIHWVYISKKYPSNYLADKINIIS; encoded by the coding sequence TTGGGATTTCGCTTTGACACAAGAAAAGAAAAAACAAAACCAAAAGATTTGGCTAAGAACTGTGGGGCAAAGGGAATAGCCTATTTGCACCTTACACTAAAAATAGCATTACCGTTAGCAATAATTATGCAGCTACTTACTAAAATAGCATACGTTTTTGGAATCAGTCTAATATTACTTTTTTTACTTCTACAGGTAATATTTAGTTTCTATAATTTGAAAAAGCCACTTGTTTTAATATTGGAAAACGAAAAATTTAATTGGGAACAAACTGTAGCGCAAATTAAGTCAGTCAAACTTGAAAGTAGTCCAAACCCTAATATGCCGAAAGAAGCATCTATGGTATTTCCAATTGAAGAATGTAAGATTAAGTACGTATATAAATTTAACGGTAAGGATTATACGAATTCTAAAATTGGGCTTAATAAAGAAAAAGAATATGAAAGTAAATTCCATAGAGGATTATACTTAAAGCTAAAAGAAATGAATAACGTTGTTATTTATGTTAACCCAAAAAATCCAAATGAATCCTCTATTATTAAATATGATATCAACTTAAAAGATATAGGAGCAGGAATTGCCTTATTAATATTTCCTTTATTTGTTATCCATTGGGTGTATATCAGTAAAAAATATCCCTCAAATTATCTAGCAGACAAAATAAACATCATTTCATGA
- a CDS encoding helix-turn-helix domain-containing protein produces MKIPVLHISQFLKNKPLDSLYINSFAQHIQINKHLISKPHSHNFYLCVIFTKGSGTHEIDFDTYSIESGKVFFLKPGQTHFWKFESQPEGYIFFHSQEFYELKFLDHSLNSFPFYYSNQNPPLLQLSQKKLNHLSTVFQELFTEYRKENLLREAKIISLIHYLYIEFTRAYTADIIIEKLSSNSYINILEHLEKLINTHFYTEKLPKFYADKLNITTKHLNRVVRKTINKTTSTLISERIMLEAKRLIVHSNDNLANIADTLEFSDYAYFSKFFKSNAGMTPMEFRKMYFH; encoded by the coding sequence ATGAAGATTCCTGTTTTACATATTAGTCAGTTTTTAAAGAATAAGCCTTTAGATAGTCTTTATATAAACTCTTTTGCGCAGCATATTCAAATTAATAAGCACCTAATTAGCAAACCTCACAGCCATAACTTTTACCTGTGTGTTATTTTTACAAAAGGTAGCGGTACGCATGAAATTGATTTCGATACCTACTCCATAGAGTCAGGAAAAGTCTTTTTCTTAAAACCAGGACAAACACATTTCTGGAAATTTGAATCGCAACCAGAAGGTTATATTTTTTTTCACTCTCAAGAATTTTATGAACTTAAATTTTTGGACCACTCTTTAAATTCTTTTCCTTTCTATTATTCTAACCAGAACCCGCCATTGCTTCAGTTATCCCAAAAAAAATTAAATCACCTTTCCACTGTTTTTCAAGAGCTTTTTACGGAGTACAGAAAAGAAAACTTATTAAGAGAGGCAAAAATCATTAGTCTGATACATTATTTATACATAGAATTTACGCGCGCATATACTGCAGATATTATTATAGAAAAGTTAAGCTCTAATAGCTATATCAACATACTTGAGCATCTAGAAAAGTTGATAAACACACACTTTTACACTGAAAAATTACCTAAATTCTATGCTGACAAACTCAATATTACAACCAAACACTTGAATAGAGTGGTGCGCAAAACCATTAACAAAACTACGAGTACTTTAATTTCTGAACGTATTATGCTAGAAGCTAAACGCTTAATTGTTCATTCTAATGATAACCTTGCCAACATAGCAGATACTTTAGAGTTTTCTGATTATGCCTATTTTTCAAAATTCTTTAAATCTAACGCAGGAATGACCCCAATGGAATTCAGAAAAATGTATTTTCATTAG
- a CDS encoding LysR substrate-binding domain-containing protein, with protein sequence MTTQQIKYFLVLANELHFWKASEKIFISQSTLSRQIQSLEEEIGIQLFERDKRNVKLTDAGIFLQEKWTTTINELDHFHKQAKKIDQGTTGFISISYPGSIAFSYLPKFLDTISSNLPSLKLELTEPTDENHENLLLNYDTDIAFNRDAIKNTYIDSCKLYTEPICLVVSKKHWLTEKKLTNLKDLKDEKFIISGLHRTTYFPSLLRNLFQKNGFEPKTIIESDFGGMILNLVAQGLGISILPLSYRFSNAAGVRFIELDETINLFMNWRKNDPNKITKRVLKIAKELTFPSYENN encoded by the coding sequence ATGACGACTCAACAAATAAAATACTTTTTAGTGCTTGCCAACGAGCTTCATTTTTGGAAGGCTTCTGAGAAAATTTTTATTTCTCAATCTACTTTAAGCAGACAAATTCAATCATTAGAAGAAGAGATTGGAATTCAGCTTTTTGAGAGAGACAAAAGAAATGTAAAACTAACCGATGCCGGTATTTTTTTACAAGAGAAATGGACCACCACCATTAACGAACTTGACCATTTTCATAAACAGGCAAAAAAGATAGACCAAGGTACCACTGGTTTCATATCAATATCTTACCCTGGCTCTATTGCTTTTAGTTATCTCCCCAAATTTCTAGACACCATAAGCTCCAATTTGCCCAGTCTAAAACTAGAATTAACCGAACCTACAGATGAGAATCATGAAAACTTATTACTGAATTACGACACTGATATAGCTTTCAATAGAGATGCAATAAAAAACACCTATATAGATTCGTGCAAACTATACACAGAACCAATTTGTCTTGTTGTTTCAAAAAAGCATTGGTTGACAGAAAAAAAACTAACTAATCTTAAAGATTTAAAAGACGAGAAATTCATTATTTCTGGTTTGCACAGAACCACTTATTTCCCTTCACTTTTAAGAAACTTGTTCCAAAAAAACGGATTTGAGCCTAAAACAATTATTGAATCTGATTTTGGTGGAATGATACTAAATCTTGTTGCACAAGGTTTAGGCATATCTATATTACCGTTATCCTATAGATTCTCTAATGCAGCAGGCGTCAGGTTTATTGAATTGGACGAAACCATCAATCTATTTATGAATTGGAGAAAAAACGACCCTAATAAAATTACCAAAAGGGTTCTCAAAATTGCAAAAGAATTGACTTTTCCTAGTTACGAAAACAATTAA
- a CDS encoding nuclear transport factor 2 family protein, with amino-acid sequence MDLQKNKENAIAFYRTAYLGNPKSAIEKYVGSEYIQHNPDVANGTQGFIDYFERMQAEYPEKSIEFVRCIAEGDLVSLHTHQTWPGNDQYVTMDFFRFDAEGKICEHWDAIQQIPEKSKNPNTMY; translated from the coding sequence ATGGATTTACAAAAAAACAAAGAAAATGCCATAGCATTTTACAGAACAGCATACTTGGGTAATCCAAAATCAGCCATCGAGAAATATGTAGGCAGTGAATATATTCAACACAACCCAGACGTTGCCAATGGCACACAAGGTTTTATTGATTATTTTGAACGTATGCAGGCAGAATACCCCGAAAAATCTATTGAATTTGTACGCTGTATTGCTGAAGGCGATTTAGTTTCACTACACACGCACCAAACTTGGCCAGGAAATGATCAATACGTGACCATGGATTTCTTTAGGTTTGATGCAGAAGGAAAAATATGCGAACATTGGGATGCTATTCAGCAAATTCCCGAGAAATCCAAGAACCCGAATACCATGTATTAA
- a CDS encoding glycosyltransferase family 2 protein: MTDIKVIIPAFNEANSIAHVINELPKTVSEVIVVNNNSTDDTVKNAEAAGATVLTETRKGYGYACLKGLDYVANLSKQPDIIVFIDGDYSDYPEELEKIVAPILEKNIDFVVGARTKALREEGSMTPQQVFGNWLATFLMHLFFGAKFTDLGPFRAIKYEKLKELNMEDKTYGWTVEMQLKILKKKMTYTEVPVRYKRRIGISKVSGTVKGSIFAGIKILGWIFKYSIK, translated from the coding sequence ATGACAGACATTAAAGTAATTATACCAGCTTTTAACGAAGCAAATTCTATTGCCCATGTCATCAACGAACTACCAAAAACGGTATCTGAGGTAATCGTTGTGAACAATAACTCTACAGATGATACCGTAAAAAATGCCGAAGCTGCTGGTGCAACGGTACTTACTGAAACTAGAAAAGGATATGGCTATGCCTGCCTTAAAGGCTTAGATTACGTAGCAAATCTGTCAAAACAACCAGATATTATCGTATTTATTGATGGAGACTACTCTGATTACCCAGAGGAACTGGAGAAGATAGTTGCTCCTATTTTAGAAAAAAATATAGATTTTGTAGTTGGTGCTAGAACAAAAGCTTTACGAGAAGAAGGTTCAATGACCCCACAACAAGTTTTTGGCAACTGGTTGGCTACATTTTTAATGCATTTATTTTTTGGTGCAAAATTTACGGATTTAGGTCCTTTTAGGGCAATTAAATACGAAAAGCTCAAAGAATTGAACATGGAAGACAAGACTTATGGGTGGACGGTTGAAATGCAACTGAAAATTCTTAAGAAAAAAATGACATATACCGAAGTACCAGTACGTTACAAACGAAGAATTGGCATCTCAAAAGTATCAGGAACCGTAAAAGGTAGTATATTTGCAGGCATAAAAATTTTGGGGTGGATCTTCAAATACAGTATAAAATAA
- a CDS encoding glycosyltransferase 87 family protein, which translates to MKLHKVSLILAVLSFVFYYTFAYHLDRTDFIKLLSLFVALFFFCFKLIQFEKLNFRFLLGIGIIFRLFFLFIEPNLSQDFYRFIWDGHLVSSGANPYLNTPDQLMDNMVSMIPNADILYEGMGSLSARHYSNYPPLNQLIFAIAAFVGGKSIFGSLFAMRAIIILADIGVFYFGRKLLKNLNRSPHLIFWYFLNPLVIVELTGNLHFEGVMLFFFILALFLLSIDKWKTAGVVIACSISIKLVPLLFLPLFLKYLGWKKSIVFYAIIGITSIVLFLPFNTPEFIDNYSKTIKLWFSNFEFNASIYNITKKTAIHFDAKPWEFIKEYGKITPLFTIATVGLFTFLPKRYDLNRVLWSMMWVLTIYYFVSTTVHPWYVIFLVLLSIFTTYRYAIIWSAAIVLSYFAYSQADFKENLWLLAIEYISVYGYIVYEIVAHNNKK; encoded by the coding sequence ATGAAACTCCACAAAGTTTCCTTGATATTGGCAGTATTAAGTTTTGTATTTTACTACACCTTCGCCTATCATTTAGACCGAACCGATTTTATTAAATTGCTCTCCCTTTTTGTAGCACTTTTCTTTTTCTGTTTTAAATTGATACAGTTTGAAAAACTGAATTTCAGGTTCTTATTAGGTATTGGAATTATTTTTAGATTATTTTTTCTATTTATAGAACCCAATCTTTCTCAAGATTTTTACAGGTTCATTTGGGACGGTCATTTGGTCTCTAGCGGCGCCAACCCCTATTTAAACACACCAGATCAACTAATGGACAACATGGTATCTATGATACCAAATGCCGATATTCTATATGAGGGCATGGGCAGTTTAAGTGCGCGGCATTATAGCAATTACCCACCTTTGAACCAGCTTATTTTTGCTATTGCGGCATTTGTAGGCGGTAAAAGTATATTCGGCTCTTTATTTGCCATGCGTGCCATTATTATTCTTGCAGACATAGGTGTATTCTATTTTGGCAGAAAACTGCTAAAAAACCTGAACAGATCTCCGCATTTAATCTTTTGGTACTTCTTAAATCCCTTGGTTATTGTAGAACTCACAGGCAACCTCCATTTTGAAGGGGTAATGCTGTTTTTCTTTATTCTAGCCCTATTTTTATTATCTATAGATAAATGGAAAACTGCAGGTGTAGTTATAGCTTGTTCTATTTCAATAAAGCTCGTACCCCTATTATTTTTACCGCTTTTCCTTAAATACTTAGGATGGAAAAAAAGCATCGTTTTCTACGCTATCATTGGCATAACATCTATTGTACTTTTTCTTCCATTTAATACCCCAGAATTTATAGACAACTATTCTAAGACTATAAAACTATGGTTTTCTAATTTTGAATTCAATGCAAGCATCTATAACATCACTAAAAAAACTGCCATACACTTTGATGCAAAGCCGTGGGAATTTATTAAGGAATACGGCAAAATTACACCGTTGTTTACCATAGCCACTGTTGGTCTATTCACATTTTTACCAAAAAGGTATGATTTAAACAGAGTTCTCTGGTCAATGATGTGGGTATTGACCATCTACTATTTTGTATCTACTACCGTACACCCATGGTACGTTATTTTTCTGGTGCTGCTTTCTATTTTTACAACCTACAGATATGCCATCATTTGGTCTGCAGCCATTGTACTGAGCTACTTCGCCTATTCTCAGGCAGATTTCAAAGAAAACCTTTGGCTTCTTGCCATTGAGTATATTTCAGTGTACGGCTACATTGTTTATGAAATTGTTGCACATAATAACAAAAAGTGA
- a CDS encoding class I SAM-dependent methyltransferase yields the protein MKEDNNKGITRKKTPWPTKDAMQQVYEKNLWGSGDEDFYSGEGSHKPEIVKPYVEKLIAFLSSFENPISVCDLGCGDFNVGKELVGHAKNFIAVDIVPELIERNKEKYKAPNLEFLCLDVSKDTLPNTDCAILRQVLQHISNDEVKQVAAKFVNYKYVIVTEHLPNKDFTPNVDIISGQGTRLKKQSGINLLLAPFNLKVVAQRELLKVVDEHGIIVTVLYKMY from the coding sequence ATGAAGGAGGATAATAACAAGGGGATTACTAGAAAAAAAACACCGTGGCCAACAAAAGATGCTATGCAACAAGTTTATGAAAAGAACTTGTGGGGTAGTGGTGATGAAGATTTTTATTCGGGCGAAGGCTCTCATAAACCAGAAATTGTAAAACCTTATGTAGAGAAATTAATTGCTTTTTTAAGTTCATTTGAAAACCCCATTTCAGTATGTGATTTAGGTTGCGGGGATTTTAATGTGGGAAAAGAATTGGTGGGCCACGCCAAGAATTTTATTGCGGTGGATATTGTTCCAGAACTAATTGAACGTAACAAAGAAAAATATAAAGCTCCTAATTTGGAATTTCTATGTCTAGATGTCTCTAAAGACACTTTGCCCAATACAGATTGTGCTATTCTTCGTCAAGTGTTACAGCATATCTCTAATGATGAGGTAAAGCAGGTTGCGGCTAAGTTTGTTAATTACAAGTATGTAATTGTAACAGAACATCTTCCTAATAAAGATTTTACACCTAATGTAGATATTATCTCAGGTCAAGGAACCCGTTTAAAAAAGCAAAGTGGCATCAATCTTTTGTTGGCGCCATTTAATTTGAAAGTTGTAGCCCAGCGCGAACTTTTAAAAGTTGTAGATGAACATGGTATTATTGTAACTGTATTATATAAGATGTATTGA